From the genome of Vairimorpha necatrix chromosome 8, complete sequence:
ATCTTCTATAAGTATTAATCTTCCAATACAGTCatgatatatttatatcgCATTTTAATTGCACTAATTTGTAGTGAAATAAAGATCaaattcataaaatattctttatatttatccCCATGTTTGTGCTGTCATTCCTCACTGTCTTACATTGTGCTTCTTTCAATCAAGACATCATCAAAGCCAAACTCTTCATCAATGTTCTCTCCACTCCACTACTCATAGATCTTTTTTACAAAGATTGTCCAAAAACAGTAGAAAATTTTGTCGGTTTATCTACAGGCGAATTATCTTACAAAAAGTCTATTTTCCATCGTCTTATTAAAGATTTCGTCATTCAAGGCGGGGACATTCAATATGGGAATGGTACAGGAAGTATgtcaatttataataataagcCTTTTCCTGATGAGAATTTTAAGTATGAACACAAGTTTGGTTCTTTGAGTATGGCGAATAGTGGACCAAATAGTAATGGATCacagttttttatatgttttaaagaTTTGGAATTTCTTAATGGTAAACATGTAGTGTTTGGACAAGTGACGAATACGGAGGTATTGAAGGAATTGAATGATATTGAGACTGATAAGAATGATAAACCGAAGAAAGATATCATATTGGAGAAGGTAGAGTTTATACAAGAAGATAAggagttataaaaaaaaataaaaaaaatttgttaattttaaaaataattgatttgtttttttattatatttataattattattggTTCTA
Proteins encoded in this window:
- a CDS encoding peptidyl-prolyl cis-trans isomerase, whose translation is MFVLSFLTVLHCASFNQDIIKAKLFINVLSTPLLIDLFYKDCPKTVENFVGLSTGELSYKKSIFHRLIKDFVIQGGDIQYGNGTGSMSIYNNKPFPDENFKYEHKFGSLSMANSGPNSNGSQFFICFKDLEFLNGKHVVFGQVTNTEVLKELNDIETDKNDKPKKDIILEKVEFIQEDKEL